GTTCGGGGTGCGGGCGCCGTTCGAAGTCCCCGACGAGGCGATGATGGCGCTGGCCCTGGACGGGAGCCGACCCGTTCCCGGCGGGACCATCCGGTACCCGGACGCCTTCGGCGTCTGACCGGATCCCCCGGGCGCGGCGGGGAATCCTCCCGCCGCGCGCCGTGAGATCACCTCGCCGGGAACGGGCCGGACGGATAGGCTCGTGCCGTGAGCGGTGTGGACGGTGCGACCGCCGTGGTGACCGGGGCGGGGAGTGGAATCGGGCGCGCCCTGGCCGAGTCGCTGTCCGAGCGCGGAGCGCGCCCGGTGCTGGCCGATGTGGACGGTGCCGCGCTGAACGGCGTGGCCACGCGGTTGGACGCGTCCGCCGTGGTCACCGACGTCTCCGTTCCGGAGGAGGTCGAGCGGCTCGCCCGCACCGCTGGGGACGTCGACGTCGTGTGCCTCAACGCCGGTGTCGTGGGGGCGGACCTCGGTGCTCCGTGGGAGGTTTCGGCACGGGACTGGGAGCGGGTGTTCGCGGTCAACGTGGGTGGGGTGGTCAACGGGTTGCGCGCGTTCGTTCCGCGGCTGCTCGCCTCCGGGAGAACCGCCCACGTGTTGATCACCGGATCGCTGGCCGGAGTCGCGACGTTCCCCGGAGGAGGGGCCTACGGTCCTTCGAAGCACGCCGTGGTGGCCGTGGCCGAGCACGCCGCGATGGCACTGTCCGGAACTCCGGTCGGGGTGAGCGTGGTCTGCCCGGCGCTGGTGTCGACCGGCATGTCCGCGGAGGGGGTCGACGCCGCGCACGTCGCGGAGCGGGCACTGGACACGATCGAGGACGGGACCTTCGCCGTGGTCGACGAGCAGTGGCGGGACACCGTCGTGGCCGGTGCGCGGCGACTGGCCTCCGGCCGGCACCCCGCGCCTCCCGCACCGACCGACCCGACCCGGTGAGGATCGCGCCTGCCGAGCTCGGCCGTCCGCGGATCGGTGCACGCGCTCGGCTCGGGATTCCCGGCGCGATGAGGGCGCGCTCCTGCCGCGTTCCCGGCCCGGCACTCACCGCACGGTGGTGATCAGTTCCTCGATCTTGTTGCCGAGCACCCTGGCGTCGGCCGGGGTGAGCGCGTGCACGGGTTCGCCGGTGCTGCCGCGCTCGGTGTGGTCGAGGTAGCGCCCGTCGGGTTCGGCGTTGTCGAACCAGCGCACCACCGCCGAGCGGTTCACGCGCCCGTTGCGGTCGCGGGCGTTGGCCGCGAGCTGGCCCGCCCGCAGGTGCTCGGCGCCCCCGACGGCCCGGTACGTTTCCAGCTGGCGGTCCCCGCTGGTGGCGCTGCCCCGCGTCGTCGCGGCCCGTTCCAGGAAGCCGTGCTGGGCGGGTTCCTGCTCGGTCTCCGCCTTCGGGAAGGAGCTGGACGGCACCTTCACCGGCCCCTGCTTGCCCGGCGGAGCCGCGGGCAGGGTCGGCAGCAGCGCCTGGGACAGGCTCACCCCTTCGTGCAGCTCGACGGTCAGGGGCCCGCCGTAGCGCTCGGTCTCGCCGGGTGGCTGGACGCCGAGGACGATCCTGCTGCCCTCGGTTACCGCCGCGATCGTGCGCCAGAGGTGTGGTTCACCGGCCCGGGGGACCCACAGCGAGTCCACCCACAGGTAGGGCTTGGCCAGCACCGTCAGCACCCGAGCCAGGCCCGGTTCGATCTCGTCACCGACGATCAGTCCCTGCGAGCGCATCGTCTCGTACTCGCGTCTGCCCACTTCGGCGAACTCCTGCCGGGTGTGGGTGTAGGGCGCCACCTCCAGCGGAAGCGCCAGGTCGTCCAGCCCGAGATAACCGTGCACGAAGTACAGGTGCAGCGGGTGCAGCTGCCAACGGCCCGCGACGGCCAACTTTCTCCCCTTTTTCCGTGCGGAGCTCCTCCGCACCTGGTGTCTTCGGATACTTCCCCGATGTGCTGCCGCTCGGCGCGGTGCCCTCGGCGCGGTAGCGACCAGGCCGACCGAGCCGTCGAGTCCTACCCGTTCACTCGATGACCGGCGGGGCGGTCCTGGGCATGTCGTTGAACCACACGTCGTCCCACTCCTCCAGCCAGCTGGGACGTTCGTGTTCCTCCTCCTCGCCGCCCTGACCGCGCTGGCCGCCGCCCATACCCATGGGGCCGCGCGCGCCACCGCCGCCGCGTCCCGCGGAACCGGCCGCGCCGCCACCGCCCGAGGCCGGGCCGCCACCGCTCTTGACGGCGCCCGTGCCGGAGCGACCGCCCTGCCCGAGGCCGGAGCCCGATCCGGCACCTCCCGGGGCGCCTCCGGCGTAGCCGCCCGCGACGGCGCCACCACCGGCACCGGCGCCTCCGGCAGCACCGCCCGCGCCGGGGCCACCCGCGCCTGCTCCGGCCCCGCCCGCGGACGGGCCGGACGCCCAGGCCGATTCGCTGTCCGAAGGCGACACCGAGGATCCACCCCCGGGCAGCGTGCCGGTTCCGCTTCCACCGGACTGCTGCGACTGGCCACCGTCCCAACCGGCGCCACTGCCCTGGCCGGTTCCGGAGCCGCTTCCCGAGTAGCCACCGTCGGGGTAACCGGCCGTGCCGGTCCCACCGCCGCCGGAGTAGCCCCCGGTTCCACCTCCGGGGCCCGTTCCGGGCGGGACACCCGCGGTGCCCGGGCCATCAGGTTTGGAGTCCGGCGGGCTAGCCTGCTTGCCGTCCAGCTGCCGGTACGCGGGGACCGTGGTGTCCACGTTGCGGTAGGTGGCCCCCATGACCCGGTCCATGGTCTCCTGGGCCTTGCGTTCCTCCTGCTGGCGCTCGTGCATCTGCCGCAGGGCGTCCGCCCCACCCCCGAGAGGCCCGGCGGCGGCACCGCTGATCAAGGTCTGGCTCACGTCGTGGTCCTGCGGTTCGGGCACCATCGTCTTGACCTGGCCCGCCGCCGAACCGGCCTCCTCGATCTTGTTGCCGGTCAGCCGGAAGCACTCGCCGCTGCCGCTGGACCACTTGGCCAGGGGCTGCGCGGACCGCTTGGCCGCCTCGGCCGCCTCGCCGGACCAGCCGCTGTCGATGGCCTTGGTGGCCTCCTGAACGAGTTCGTCGCCAATGGAGCTCAGCTCTTTGCCGATGTTTCGCCATCCTTCAGCCACGGCTGCCGCGTCGGACTGGCTCAGCGTGTTCTGGTTGGTGTCGTAGAGCTGGCGGTGTCCGTAGGACTGCCAGTTCTCCTGCTGCGAGATCGAGGCGGGGTCGTAGCCTGCCGGGGCGTCCAGTTGCTGGTTGCGCTGGGCCAGCTCGTCACGCAGCTGTTGGCCCTGATTCTCGGCGGCGGCCGCCTGCTCCTGCTGGGCGTTCTCCGCGCGCGTGTCGAAGCCGAGAACGCTTCCGACCTCGTCGCGCACCGTCCCGGCGGCATCGCCTACCGCGTCCCAAGTGGCATTGGCCGCGTCCCCGACGGCGTCCACCGTCGCGTTCGCCGCGTCGCCGACGGCCTCACCCGCCGAGCTCGCCTGGTCACCCAGCCAACCCCAGACTCCCATGACGCCTCCTCACGCCGGTTCCGGAACGTTCGGCTCGACCTTCTCAGCGATCTCCAACGCCTTGGCGCACTCGTCGAGTGAGTCCGAGCTGCTGACTTCATGAGCTTGAATCTGGATCATGCCCTGGCCAGCATCGAACAACGCACTGCAGAGTCGTGCCTGAGTCGCTCCCCCGGTCACCGCCGTGGCCGCAGTACGACCATTCACCTCAGTACGGTCGAACTCGGCCCAGACGTCCTTCTGTTCCGCAGAGTTCACAGTGTCACGAGTTTCCTTGTGGATACTCGCAACAACGGGGTCCCCCTGGTACTGACATGCCGGTGCCCACGGAGGGGTGTTCGTAGCCTCGCCCTCCGTCTTCAACCCGAAGGATTTCAATTCAGCATCCGATAACACGCCGCACGGGTCCACCCCGGCCAGCACCTCACCCGAAGGCTTGGCACCCGAAGTACCCTCAGTAGCCCCCTCCGAGGAATCACCGGGACTACACCCGACAGCCCCCAGCAAAGCCACACCGACACCAACGGCCACCACCGACCGCGACCACCTGCTCACTGCTGGCTCCCCCTGTTCAGGTCACTGCTGATCTGCTCGTCGGTGGCAATGTACTTCTCCTTCGCCTGCCGGAACAGATCCGCCTTGCGGCGCAGCTCCTCCGCGAACTGCGTCAACAAGTCAGCCGCCCCCGTGGAACCGTTCTTCGCCTTCTGGGAGAACTTGTTCGCCAACTGCCGCCCCGATGGGTAGTCACCCAGCCCAGGAACTTGTTGCAGACGACCTGCTTCCACGACGAGCAGGTCTACCTTTCCTGCCTTCTCCTCGTAGACTTTGGCCGCGCTGTCGGCTGCGGCAGGCTCCATGCTCAGCCCGCCACCCGAGATCTGCTGCTGGAGCCAGGAGTTCTCCTCGCTGATCGCCCCCAGCGCCGCGCTGGCTCCCGAGAACCCGGAGGCTTCCCCCTTGGCAACGGACACAGCCACTCCTCACAACGCGCTCGTCACGACCGCCCACCGACACGAACACTGTAGCGTCGCCCCCACGACGCTGTGTGCCAAACCGGCAAAAACCACTCCGGTGACGGAGATCTCAGTCCTTCAACCGGTGCACGAACGCGGTCCACTTTCGGGAGTCCACAGTCAACACCGCGCTGGCTGGCTCCTTCGAGTCCCGCACCGACACTCCCGCACCACCGAGCGCCACCTCGACGCAAGCGCCCTGGTGATTGCTGTAGCTGCTCTTCAGCCATCCGTGCTGCTCGCCTGCCGCCACGAGAACCCTCCGAGTGCGCCGGGGTGATGCTCCACCGTCCCGCTCGAGGTTGCCGGGAACGCCGCACAGCCCGCAATCACTCGACCCGGCCTCACGAACCGGCGCGACACCGCGGAAACCCCGGCACAGCCGCGCGCCTCACGCCGGTTCCGGAACGTTCGGCTCGACCTTCTCGGCGATCTCCAACGCCTTGGCGCACTCGTCCACATCGTCCGGAAGACGAATCTCTTGAGTCCGAACCTGAATCATACCCTGACCAGCATCGAACATCACGTCGCAAGCCCGCGACTGCGTCGATCCCTCAGTTATCGCTCGTGCCGCAGAACGGCCATTGACCTTGAGACGCTCGAACTCCGCCCAAGCATCCCTCTTCTCCGAAGAGTCCACGGTGTGGCGAGTGTTTTTACTTATACTGAGAGAGACGGGCTCTCCCTCGTAGTAGCACTTCGGCCTCCACGGCATCGTGTCCGTAAGCTCGCCTGAAGTGCTCAGCCCGAAAGAATTCAACTCGGCATCCGACAAGATGCCGCACGGATCCACCCCGGCCAACACCTCACCCGAGGGCTTGGCACCCGAGGTCTCCCCGGAAGCACCCCCCGAGGCGTCCCCGGCGAGGCCGCCGGGACCACACCCGGCGACCACCAGCAGAACCGCGCCGACACCAGCGGCCACCAACGACCGCGAACAACCACTCACCACAGCACCCCAGCCACGTGTCCACCCGAACGAAACCGGATCCCTACTCGCTCCGGCCCGGCACCGCCCCGGAATTCCGCACGAACATCAACCACTGCCTCCAGGAGACGGTCAACACAGGACCGAAGGGCTCCTTCGAGTCCCGCACCGACACCCCCTCACCACCGAGCGCCACCTCGACGCAGTTGCCGTTGCCACCGCTGTAGCTGCTCCTCTTCCAACTCGCAGCCGCTGAATCCATGGCACGCTCCTACCTTTCAATCGTGAATGAAGGACTCGATCAACCGCGCGGACTCGTGCGCCGTCAAAGCGACATTTTGCAGGTTCTCGGCTGCCGATGAATACCCACGCATCCGAGTCGGATCATGGACGTAAACGGCGTCGTCCTGGAGCTCGACGTAGCCGACCGGGTGCGCGCACTCGAACCCGAGCACGGCGAAGGCACCGGTGAACCCGCTGTGAATGCCGTCTTCGGGACGCAGCACACGGATGTCCACATGACCCAACCTTCCCAGGTCGAGCAAGTGACGGTACTGCTCCCGCAGCACGGCTGGGGCGCCCACATCCAGACGCAGAGCGGCTTCACCGATGACAGCGGTGAGCCTCAGCGGGACTTCCTCCGTCAACAGGGTCGCACGAGCACGGCGAAAGGCGACGAAGCTGTCCACGTGATCGGCACGCACCCTCGGAGTAGCTTCCGTCACCACTCGCGCGTAGGCCTCGGTTTGCAGCAGACCAGGCACGAAGATGGGCTCGTACAGAAACTCGTGCGAAGCCCGCCCTTCGAGCCCGGCGAACAGCTGAAACCACGGTGCGATCACATCGGACCACGGCGTCCACCAGGCTTTCCCCTCCTCGCACGCGGCCAACCTCTCCAGCCTCTTCGCATCCGTTTCCGGCGCTCCGTAAAGCGCGAGCAGCGCGGCCACCTCTGATGCTTGTGGACGGTTACGCCCACTTTCCACGTGGTTGATCTTGCCGTTGGTGCAGCCGATCTCCCGCGCGGCCGAAGAGGCTGGCAACCCCGCAGACTCCCGATAGTGCCGCAGCTCCGCCCCGAGCAACCACCGCTGCGCCGCCGGATCATCCCACTGCACCACGATTCGCCTCCTAGCTCCACGACACGAACAGTGTGCCTGCGAGCGCGAAGAGCACTCCCACCCGATCGAAGTATCGACGACAGTAAATTCCTACGTTGAAAATGACAGTGATCGCAGTCACTAAACCGAGGAGGTAATCATGAACGAGTCCAACGCTTTCCCCCA
This genomic stretch from Actinopolyspora halophila DSM 43834 harbors:
- a CDS encoding SDR family NAD(P)-dependent oxidoreductase; translation: MSGVDGATAVVTGAGSGIGRALAESLSERGARPVLADVDGAALNGVATRLDASAVVTDVSVPEEVERLARTAGDVDVVCLNAGVVGADLGAPWEVSARDWERVFAVNVGGVVNGLRAFVPRLLASGRTAHVLITGSLAGVATFPGGGAYGPSKHAVVAVAEHAAMALSGTPVGVSVVCPALVSTGMSAEGVDAAHVAERALDTIEDGTFAVVDEQWRDTVVAGARRLASGRHPAPPAPTDPTR
- a CDS encoding ESX secretion-associated protein EspG, with translation MAVAGRWQLHPLHLYFVHGYLGLDDLALPLEVAPYTHTRQEFAEVGRREYETMRSQGLIVGDEIEPGLARVLTVLAKPYLWVDSLWVPRAGEPHLWRTIAAVTEGSRIVLGVQPPGETERYGGPLTVELHEGVSLSQALLPTLPAAPPGKQGPVKVPSSSFPKAETEQEPAQHGFLERAATTRGSATSGDRQLETYRAVGGAEHLRAGQLAANARDRNGRVNRSAVVRWFDNAEPDGRYLDHTERGSTGEPVHALTPADARVLGNKIEELITTVR
- a CDS encoding PPE domain-containing protein, whose amino-acid sequence is MGVWGWLGDQASSAGEAVGDAANATVDAVGDAANATWDAVGDAAGTVRDEVGSVLGFDTRAENAQQEQAAAAENQGQQLRDELAQRNQQLDAPAGYDPASISQQENWQSYGHRQLYDTNQNTLSQSDAAAVAEGWRNIGKELSSIGDELVQEATKAIDSGWSGEAAEAAKRSAQPLAKWSSGSGECFRLTGNKIEEAGSAAGQVKTMVPEPQDHDVSQTLISGAAAGPLGGGADALRQMHERQQEERKAQETMDRVMGATYRNVDTTVPAYRQLDGKQASPPDSKPDGPGTAGVPPGTGPGGGTGGYSGGGGTGTAGYPDGGYSGSGSGTGQGSGAGWDGGQSQQSGGSGTGTLPGGGSSVSPSDSESAWASGPSAGGAGAGAGGPGAGGAAGGAGAGGGAVAGGYAGGAPGGAGSGSGLGQGGRSGTGAVKSGGGPASGGGGAAGSAGRGGGGARGPMGMGGGQRGQGGEEEEHERPSWLEEWDDVWFNDMPRTAPPVIE
- a CDS encoding DUF3558 domain-containing protein — translated: MSRWSRSVVAVGVGVALLGAVGCSPGDSSEGATEGTSGAKPSGEVLAGVDPCGVLSDAELKSFGLKTEGEATNTPPWAPACQYQGDPVVASIHKETRDTVNSAEQKDVWAEFDRTEVNGRTAATAVTGGATQARLCSALFDAGQGMIQIQAHEVSSSDSLDECAKALEIAEKVEPNVPEPA
- a CDS encoding DUF397 domain-containing protein, with product MAAGEQHGWLKSSYSNHQGACVEVALGGAGVSVRDSKEPASAVLTVDSRKWTAFVHRLKD
- a CDS encoding DUF3558 domain-containing protein; the protein is MVSGCSRSLVAAGVGAVLLVVAGCGPGGLAGDASGGASGETSGAKPSGEVLAGVDPCGILSDAELNSFGLSTSGELTDTMPWRPKCYYEGEPVSLSISKNTRHTVDSSEKRDAWAEFERLKVNGRSAARAITEGSTQSRACDVMFDAGQGMIQVRTQEIRLPDDVDECAKALEIAEKVEPNVPEPA
- a CDS encoding DUF397 domain-containing protein, coding for MDSAAASWKRSSYSGGNGNCVEVALGGEGVSVRDSKEPFGPVLTVSWRQWLMFVRNSGAVPGRSE
- a CDS encoding helix-turn-helix domain-containing protein, with the translated sequence MVQWDDPAAQRWLLGAELRHYRESAGLPASSAAREIGCTNGKINHVESGRNRPQASEVAALLALYGAPETDAKRLERLAACEEGKAWWTPWSDVIAPWFQLFAGLEGRASHEFLYEPIFVPGLLQTEAYARVVTEATPRVRADHVDSFVAFRRARATLLTEEVPLRLTAVIGEAALRLDVGAPAVLREQYRHLLDLGRLGHVDIRVLRPEDGIHSGFTGAFAVLGFECAHPVGYVELQDDAVYVHDPTRMRGYSSAAENLQNVALTAHESARLIESFIHD